A single window of Streptomyces sudanensis DNA harbors:
- a CDS encoding transposase produces the protein MPRRHPRRDEYERLRATGTSQSEAARRVGVNERTARDWDWGVKKTATTRTYVDGRRVDYATGTATMCGVTTASVGLTALDKQLHPRFLTLAEREQIRDLRAAGHSLRAIGRALGRPASTIKREIDANAGREGYQPYAAHRAAAARRPRPKDRKLLREGRLRRFVQDALRKRWSPEQICHALRMEHPDDESMRVSVETVYQALYFQARGGLKREVQAAIRSGRTRRKPRRDP, from the coding sequence CTGCCGCGTCGGCATCCTCGGCGGGACGAGTACGAGCGACTGCGCGCCACGGGCACCTCGCAGTCCGAGGCCGCCCGGCGCGTCGGGGTGAACGAGCGCACGGCCAGGGACTGGGACTGGGGCGTCAAGAAGACCGCAACGACCAGGACGTATGTCGACGGCCGCCGTGTCGACTACGCGACGGGGACCGCCACGATGTGCGGTGTGACCACAGCATCAGTGGGTCTGACGGCCCTGGACAAGCAGTTGCATCCCCGGTTCTTGACTCTGGCCGAGCGCGAGCAGATCCGTGATCTACGTGCGGCAGGCCACTCGCTGCGGGCGATCGGACGCGCCCTGGGCCGGCCGGCCAGCACCATCAAGCGGGAGATCGACGCGAACGCCGGCCGCGAGGGCTACCAGCCCTACGCCGCCCACCGGGCCGCCGCAGCGCGCAGGCCCCGGCCCAAGGACCGCAAACTGCTGCGCGAGGGACGGCTGCGCCGCTTCGTCCAGGACGCACTGCGCAAGAGGTGGTCGCCGGAGCAGATCTGCCACGCTCTGAGGATGGAGCATCCCGACGACGAGAGCATGCGGGTGAGCGTGGAGACGGTCTACCAGGCGCTGTATTTCCAGGCCCGCGGCGGCCTGAAGCGGGAAGTGCAGGCCGCGATCCGTTCCGGCCGCACCCGCCGCAAACCACGCCGGGACCC
- a CDS encoding S1 family peptidase — protein sequence MRGRRHPSSTRRTALGVLAVVAAVAPLAAPVPAAADGGVVGGRTANAPDVPWVVALSSRDLFGGMRAGQFCGGVAIAPTKVATAAHCLREDVLGVGPEELRDLKVITGRSDLDGSGGHEVAVESIWINPAYDAGSGSGDAAVLTLARPLPQGHTIPVAPPGDPAYAPGTSAAVYGWGDTTGAGTYARTLRVADVSVLPDGDCARAYPAGRDAARYLPATMLCAGVREGGRDACQGDSGGPLVARGKLIGLVSWGSGCGLPGNPGVYARASAVLPRS from the coding sequence ATGCGCGGCAGGCGTCATCCCAGCAGCACGAGGCGGACGGCCCTGGGGGTGCTGGCCGTCGTGGCGGCCGTCGCGCCGCTCGCCGCACCCGTGCCGGCGGCGGCCGACGGCGGGGTCGTGGGCGGCCGGACGGCGAACGCGCCCGACGTGCCGTGGGTGGTGGCGCTTTCCAGCCGTGACCTGTTCGGGGGCATGAGGGCGGGCCAGTTCTGCGGGGGCGTCGCCATCGCCCCGACGAAGGTGGCGACCGCCGCGCACTGCCTGCGGGAGGACGTCCTGGGGGTCGGCCCCGAGGAACTGCGGGACCTCAAGGTCATCACCGGTCGCAGTGACCTCGACGGGAGCGGCGGGCACGAGGTCGCCGTGGAGAGCATATGGATCAACCCCGCGTACGACGCCGGGTCCGGCAGCGGCGACGCCGCCGTACTGACGCTGGCCCGGCCGCTGCCGCAGGGCCACACGATCCCGGTGGCGCCCCCCGGCGACCCCGCGTACGCCCCGGGCACGAGCGCGGCCGTGTACGGGTGGGGAGACACCACCGGGGCGGGGACGTACGCGCGCACGCTGCGGGTCGCCGACGTGTCCGTCCTGCCCGACGGGGACTGCGCCCGCGCCTATCCGGCGGGGCGGGACGCGGCCCGGTACCTGCCGGCCACGATGCTGTGCGCCGGCGTGAGGGAGGGGGGCCGGGACGCCTGCCAGGGGGACAGCGGCGGCCCGCTGGTCGCCCGGGGGAAGCTCATCGGCCTGGTGTCCTGGGGCAGCGGCTGCGGGCTCCCGGGGAATCCCGGCGTGTACGCCCGGGCCTCGGCGGTGCTGCCCCGGTCATGA
- a CDS encoding DUF7455 domain-containing protein, with protein MTTVLTPASPLTAADRCDRCGAQAYLRVVLTSGGELLFCAHHGRKFEPELKKIAAEIQDETDRLITVPAGAADEDR; from the coding sequence GTGACTACTGTTCTGACCCCCGCGAGCCCGCTGACGGCCGCCGACCGCTGCGACCGCTGCGGCGCCCAGGCATATCTGCGCGTCGTGCTGACCAGCGGTGGCGAACTGCTCTTCTGCGCCCACCACGGCCGCAAGTTCGAGCCGGAACTGAAGAAGATCGCCGCTGAGATACAGGATGAGACGGACCGGCTCATCACGGTGCCCGCCGGAGCGGCCGACGAGGACCGCTGA
- a CDS encoding DNA gyrase/topoisomerase IV subunit B has product MTAETSVPSSALLTADRDGSNYTARHLLVLEGLEAVRKRPGMYIGSTDSRGLMHCLWEIIDNSVDEALGGYGDHIEVVLHDDGSVEVRDNGRGIPVDVEPKTGLSGVEVVMTKLHAGGKFGGGSYAASGGLHGVGASVVNALSARLDVEVDRNGHTHAISFRRGVPGVFAGQGPDAPFEPSNGLRKAKRVPKTRTGTRVRYWADRQIFLKDAKLTLETLHQRARQTAFLVPGLTIVVRDDRDLEGVGKSQEIFRFDGGISEFCEFLAPDKPICDVLRLTGQGTFKETVPVLDERGHMTPTEVTRELGVDVALRWGTGYDTTLRSFVNIIATPKGGTHVTGFERAVTRTVNEVLRATKLLRVAEDDIVKDDALEGLTAVVTVRLAEPQFEGQTKEVLGTSAANRIVATVVARELKAFLTSTKRDAKAQARAVLEKAVAAARTRIAARQHKEAQRRKTALETSSLPAKLADCRSDDVERSELFIVEGDSALGTAKLARNSEFQALLPIRGKILNVQKSSVSDMLKNAECGAIIQVIGAGSGRTFDLDAARYGKIVLLVDADVDGAHIRCLLLTLFQRYMRPMVEAGRVFAAVPPLHRIELVQPKRGQDKYVYTYSDSELRQTLLEFQRKGVRYKDSVQRYKGLGEMDADQLAETTMDPRHRTLRRINIGDLDAAEQVFDLLMGNDVAPRKEFITSSAATLDRSRIDV; this is encoded by the coding sequence GTGACCGCCGAGACGTCCGTTCCGTCCAGTGCGCTGCTGACCGCAGACCGTGACGGTTCCAACTACACCGCGCGGCACCTGCTCGTACTCGAGGGGCTGGAAGCGGTCCGCAAGCGGCCCGGCATGTACATCGGCTCCACCGACAGCCGCGGCCTGATGCACTGCCTGTGGGAGATCATCGACAACTCCGTCGACGAGGCGCTCGGCGGCTACGGCGACCACATCGAGGTCGTCCTGCACGACGACGGCTCCGTGGAGGTCCGGGACAACGGCCGCGGCATCCCCGTCGACGTCGAGCCCAAGACCGGCCTGTCCGGCGTCGAGGTCGTCATGACCAAGCTGCACGCCGGCGGCAAGTTCGGCGGCGGCTCGTACGCGGCCTCCGGCGGCCTCCACGGCGTGGGCGCCTCCGTGGTGAACGCGTTGTCCGCCCGTCTCGACGTGGAGGTCGACCGCAACGGCCACACGCACGCGATCAGCTTCCGGCGCGGCGTCCCCGGGGTCTTCGCCGGGCAGGGGCCCGACGCCCCCTTCGAGCCGTCCAACGGCCTGCGCAAGGCCAAGCGCGTCCCCAAGACCCGCACCGGCACCCGCGTGCGGTACTGGGCGGACCGGCAGATCTTCCTCAAGGACGCCAAGCTCACCCTGGAGACGCTTCACCAGCGCGCCCGCCAGACCGCGTTCCTCGTCCCCGGCCTGACCATCGTCGTCCGCGACGACCGGGACCTGGAAGGCGTCGGCAAGAGCCAGGAGATCTTCCGCTTCGACGGCGGGATCAGCGAGTTCTGCGAGTTCCTCGCCCCGGACAAGCCGATCTGCGACGTGCTCCGCCTCACCGGCCAGGGCACGTTCAAGGAGACCGTCCCGGTCCTCGACGAGCGCGGCCACATGACGCCGACCGAGGTCACCCGCGAGCTGGGCGTCGACGTGGCGCTGCGCTGGGGCACCGGGTACGACACGACGCTCAGGTCGTTCGTCAACATCATCGCCACGCCCAAGGGCGGCACGCACGTCACCGGCTTCGAGCGGGCCGTCACCAGGACCGTCAACGAGGTCCTGCGGGCCACCAAGCTGCTGCGCGTCGCCGAGGACGACATCGTCAAGGACGACGCCCTGGAGGGCCTGACCGCCGTCGTGACCGTCCGGCTGGCCGAGCCGCAGTTCGAGGGCCAGACCAAGGAGGTCCTCGGCACGTCCGCCGCCAACCGGATCGTCGCCACCGTCGTGGCCAGGGAGCTCAAGGCGTTCCTGACCTCCACCAAGCGCGACGCCAAGGCCCAGGCCCGCGCCGTGCTGGAGAAGGCCGTCGCCGCCGCCCGCACGCGCATCGCGGCCCGCCAGCACAAGGAGGCCCAGCGCCGCAAGACCGCCCTGGAGACCTCGTCCCTGCCGGCCAAGCTCGCCGACTGCCGCAGTGACGACGTCGAGCGCAGCGAGCTGTTCATCGTCGAGGGGGACTCCGCGCTCGGTACGGCGAAGCTCGCCCGGAACAGCGAGTTCCAGGCGCTCCTGCCGATCCGCGGCAAGATCCTCAACGTCCAGAAGTCATCCGTGTCGGACATGCTGAAGAACGCCGAGTGCGGCGCGATCATCCAGGTCATAGGGGCCGGGTCCGGCCGGACCTTCGACCTCGACGCCGCCCGGTACGGCAAGATCGTCCTCCTGGTCGACGCCGATGTGGACGGTGCGCACATCCGCTGCCTGCTGCTCACGCTGTTCCAGCGGTACATGCGCCCCATGGTGGAGGCCGGACGCGTCTTCGCGGCGGTGCCGCCCCTGCACCGCATCGAGCTCGTGCAGCCCAAGCGCGGCCAGGACAAGTACGTCTACACGTACTCGGACAGCGAGCTGCGGCAGACCCTGCTGGAGTTCCAGCGCAAGGGCGTCCGCTACAAGGACTCCGTCCAGCGCTACAAGGGCCTCGGCGAGATGGACGCCGACCAGCTCGCGGAGACCACGATGGACCCGCGCCACCGCACGCTGCGCCGGATCAACATCGGCGACCTGGACGCGGCGGAGCAGGTGTTCGACCTGCTGATGGGCAACGACGTGGCCCCCCGCAAGGAGTTCATCACCAGCTCGGCGGCGACGCTGGACCGCTCGCGCATCGACGTCTGA